In Streptomyces sp. NBC_01426, one genomic interval encodes:
- a CDS encoding helix-turn-helix transcriptional regulator, whose translation MGELSPAARRLYAFAVERHAFTPPEATAALGVRAAAAITELAAAHLLQRSPDAGPERWSAVAPRAAAARALAPLALLVRETHDEMDRLRGRLERLVPAYEAGAAHRDLSGAGRLELVTDLGAVRGLIAELAASAEEEMLTSQPGGGRPLEVLEESIGRDEALLARGVRMRTIYQHTARYSRPTAAYVERVTALGAQVRTLGDGLMRMLVFDRRTGLMAVPDRGGAALVVREPSVVHFMTSAFDRSWLDAEPFPVTVSPEAARTLSDELRQTIVRLLSEGLEDKVIARRLGMSERTCQRHIAEIMRAVGAKSRFQAGYLLSTAAALEPAAPQE comes from the coding sequence ATGGGCGAACTGAGCCCCGCGGCGCGGCGCCTCTACGCGTTCGCGGTGGAGCGGCACGCCTTCACGCCTCCGGAGGCGACGGCGGCGCTGGGCGTGCGGGCGGCCGCGGCGATCACCGAACTGGCGGCGGCGCACCTGCTCCAGCGGTCCCCCGACGCCGGACCGGAGCGGTGGAGCGCGGTGGCCCCCCGGGCGGCGGCGGCCCGGGCGCTGGCCCCGCTGGCCCTGCTCGTGCGCGAGACCCACGACGAGATGGACCGGCTGCGGGGGCGGCTGGAGCGGCTGGTGCCGGCGTACGAGGCGGGGGCCGCGCACCGGGACCTGAGCGGGGCCGGCCGGCTGGAGCTGGTGACCGACCTGGGGGCGGTACGGGGGCTGATCGCCGAACTGGCCGCGTCGGCCGAGGAGGAGATGCTGACCTCGCAGCCGGGCGGCGGGCGGCCCTTGGAGGTGTTGGAGGAGTCGATCGGGCGGGACGAGGCGTTGTTGGCGCGCGGGGTCCGGATGCGGACGATCTACCAGCACACGGCCCGGTACTCGCGTCCGACCGCGGCCTACGTGGAGCGGGTGACGGCGCTGGGCGCGCAGGTGCGGACGCTGGGCGACGGGCTGATGCGGATGCTGGTCTTCGACCGGCGCACGGGCCTGATGGCGGTGCCGGACCGGGGCGGGGCGGCCCTGGTGGTGCGGGAGCCGAGCGTCGTGCACTTCATGACGTCGGCGTTCGACCGCTCCTGGTTGGACGCGGAGCCGTTCCCGGTGACGGTGAGTCCGGAGGCGGCCCGGACGCTGTCGGACGAGCTGCGGCAGACCATCGTGCGGCTGCTGTCGGAGGGGCTGGAGGACAAGGTGATCGCGCGCCGGCTCGGGATGTCGGAGCGGACCTGCCAGCGGCACATCGCGGAGATCATGCGGGCGGTGGGGGCGAAGTCCCGCTTCCAGGCGGGGTACTTGCTGTCGACGGCGGCGGCCCTGGAGCCGGCCGCCCCGCAGGAGTAG
- a CDS encoding LysR family transcriptional regulator codes for MNRYEEDMAVTRLLAPRLTWFVAVARHEHVTRAAHELGVPQSTLSRAVVRLEQDLGVTLFARKGRTVALTTAGRTFLASAEGALAEIARAAESVQQDADPTAGKVAFGFLHTLGSETVPGLIRAFRADHPRIRFSLVQNYGEAMLERLRAGELDLCLTSPLPDAPDLVARRLDEQRLRLVVPDDHRLAGRKRIRLAEAAEETFVTLEPGYGLRRITDDLCAEAGFTPKVAFEGEEAETLRGLVAAGLGVALLPPPAVARPGVVELTVTAPRAVREIGVAWLDGHPDTPPVAEFKRFLLSRRGRLIPELQGPI; via the coding sequence ATGAACCGTTACGAAGAAGACATGGCGGTGACACGTCTGCTGGCCCCTCGCCTCACCTGGTTCGTCGCCGTGGCCCGGCACGAGCACGTCACGCGCGCCGCCCACGAACTGGGCGTGCCGCAGTCCACCCTGTCCCGGGCCGTGGTCCGCCTCGAACAGGACCTGGGCGTCACGCTGTTCGCCCGCAAGGGCCGTACCGTCGCCCTCACCACCGCCGGACGCACCTTCCTCGCCTCGGCCGAAGGCGCCCTCGCGGAGATCGCCCGCGCGGCCGAGTCCGTACAACAGGACGCCGACCCCACCGCCGGCAAGGTCGCCTTCGGCTTCCTGCACACCCTGGGGTCCGAGACCGTCCCCGGCCTGATCCGGGCCTTCCGCGCCGACCACCCGCGCATCCGCTTCTCCCTCGTCCAGAACTACGGCGAGGCCATGCTGGAGCGGCTGCGCGCCGGCGAACTCGACCTCTGCCTCACCTCACCGCTGCCCGACGCCCCCGACCTGGTGGCCCGCCGCCTCGACGAGCAACGGCTGCGCCTGGTCGTGCCGGACGACCACCGCCTCGCCGGCCGCAAACGGATCCGGCTGGCCGAGGCCGCCGAGGAAACCTTCGTCACCCTGGAGCCCGGCTACGGCCTGCGCCGCATCACCGACGACCTGTGCGCGGAGGCCGGGTTCACCCCTAAGGTCGCCTTCGAGGGGGAGGAGGCCGAGACCCTGCGCGGCCTCGTCGCGGCCGGCCTCGGCGTCGCCCTGCTGCCGCCGCCCGCCGTGGCCCGGCCGGGGGTGGTCGAACTGACGGTGACGGCGCCCCGCGCGGTCCGCGAGATCGGCGTCGCCTGGCTCGACGGACACCCCGACACGCCCCCGGTCGCGGAGTTCAAGCGCTTCCTGCTGTCCCGGCGCGGCCGCCTGATCCCGGAGCTGCAGGGCCCGATCTGA